One Purpureocillium takamizusanense chromosome 1, complete sequence genomic window carries:
- a CDS encoding uncharacterized protein (COG:O~EggNog:ENOG503P3NK) produces the protein MPSPRRLRLVMLAAIVTVVLILFYSSGLDDSKKDTRSFQDFYHKTMDGMSSNKKSSPPPPGQAVLDSKTGVRAGHIPADTDGDGDVDDDDRRASAGTKERLRQAEQKAKDLANEKSPLKPDPPSEVVGKGNSADGQVKKKPADAGSGVGKTKDAPLSKEEQEMDAELNAILKKAPVIIFSKTYCPYSKRAKGILLEKYAITPAPYVVELDEHPKGRPLQDRLKHKTGRGTVPNVLIQGVSIGGSDEIVELDNADKLVARIRGLAGKGVEVSERFSARAGHNH, from the exons atgccgtccccccgccgcctccgcctcgtcatgctcgccgccatcgtcaccgtcgtcctcatcctcttcTACTCGtccggcctcgacgacagcaaaAAGGACACGCGCTCCTTTCAAGACTTTTACCACAAGACCATGGACGGCATGAGCAGCAACAAAAagtcatcgccaccgcccccCGGTcaggccgtcctcgactCCAAGACGGGCGTCAGGGCGGGCCACATCCCCGCCGacacggacggcgacggcgacgtcgacgacgacgaccgccgcgcctcggccggcacgAAGGAGCGCCTCCGCCAGGCCGAGCAAAAGGCAAAGGACCTGGCCAACGAGAAGTCCCCCCTCAAGCCCGACCCCCCcagcgaggtcgtcggcaagggcaactcggccgacggccaggtcaagaagaagcccgccgacgcggggAGCGGCGTCGGTAAGACCAAGGACGCGCCGCTGtccaaggaggagcaggagatGGACGCGGAGCTGAATGCCATACTGAAGAAGGCGCCGG TCATCATCTTCTCCAAGACATACTGCCCCTACTCCAAGCGCGCCAAGGGCATCCTCCTCGAGAAGTACGCCATCACGCCCGCCCCTtacgtcgtcgagctcgacgagcacccCAAGGGCCGCCCCCTGCAGGACCGCCTCAAGCACAAGACGGGGCGCGGCACCGTCCCCAACGTCCTCATCCAGGGCGtcagcatcggcggcagcgacgaaatcgtcgagctcgacaacgccgataagctcgtcgcccgcatccgcggcctcgcgggcaagggcgtcgaggtgtCGGAGCGGTTCAGCGCCAGGGCGGGGCATAACCACTGA
- a CDS encoding Methylcrotonoyl-CoA carboxylase (COG:C~EggNog:ENOG50KOG1198), which yields MCSIFSIEAGLLCTSNCLSSFCIKTGTGIPRRPYNRHQNIRIGHRRHPSLSLSLCLSLLASAPPTTSFSYLIRTASTHVWHKVYIYVSQGAKYTYSSSHHLDTQSSFPSPYNLVIPTMATAAAAAALPATQRAVVMTGKRQPLAAAEAPVFAPQPGEVVVRVAWTASTPLDLHRADGGLLVPSWPAQTGGGGVAGTVVALGGCGAGDGANDGDNSAPAALLLKGLRVGDRVMAFAFRGAKEANHQEYITIPAYLAGRIPDGLSLREACTVPVNLVTVFHTATADLELELPWPVPSRADWRPAAADAPVLVWGASSSVGIYAVQVLRHWGYRRILAVSSGRHHEYLRRVGATACFDYTKPEDVVSSILTYVGERGADGEGSAKEGPQIPYILDCIGSLDGTLRPLTSIAQRGSRVAVMLPVILKDATEDDEPEYEMDVTKCLPDKWAEGVILRGTRTHFYLQNEFFKERLQPEIIPALLANKIIEPNKQRVVEGADMVERAQNALSLLRSKAVSGERLVWKV from the exons ATGTGTTCGATATTTAGCATCGAAGCCGGTTTACTCTGCACATCAAACTGTCTCTCCTCCTTCTGTATCAAGACAGGCACAGGCATCCCACGTCGCCCATATAACCGGCATCAGAACATCAGAAtcgggcatcgtcgtcatccatctctctctctctctctctgtctctctctgctTGCCTCCGCCCCGCCTACTACATCTTTCTCATACCTGATACGCACTGCCAGTACCCACGTCTGGCACaaggtatatatatacgtATCACAAGGGGCAAAGTATACGTATTCATCTTCTCACCATCTCGACACACAATCTTCATTTCCCTCACCATATAATCTCGTAATTCCCACCATGGCTactgccgcagccgccgccgccctccccgcgacccagcgcgccgtcgtcatgacgGGCAAGCGCcagcccctcgccgccgccgaggcgcccgtcttcgccccgcagcccggcgaggtcgtcgtccgcgtcgcctggaccgcctcgacgccgctcgACCTGcaccgcgccgacggcggcctcctcgtgccctcgtggcccgcgcagaccggcggcggcggcgtggccggcaccgtcgtcgcgctgggcggttgcggcgccggcgacggagccAACGATGGCGACaactcggcgccggcggcgctcctcctcaagggcctgcgcgtcggcgaccgcgtcatggcctttgcctttcgcggcgccaaggaggccaacCACCAAGAGTACATCACCATCCCGGCGTACCTCGCCGGTCGCATTCCCGACGGCCTCTCCCTAAGGGAGGCGTGCACCGTGCCCGTCAACCTTGTTACCGTCTTCCACACCGCCACCGCGGACCTGGAGCTCGAGTTGCCGTGGCCCGTTCCGTCACGCGCGGACTggaggcccgccgccgccgacgcgcccgtcctcgtctggggtgcgagcagcagcgtcggtATCTACGCCGTGCAGGTCCTGCGCCACTGGGGCTACCGCCGGATCCTGGCCGTGTCGAGCGGCAGGCACCACGAGTACCTGCGGCGCGTgggcgccacggcctgcTTCGACTACACCAAGCCCGAAGACGTGGTGTCGTCGATCCTCACGTACGTCggggagcgcggcgccgacggcgagggcagcgcaAAAGAGGGCCCGCAGATCCCCTACATTCTCGACTGCATCGGCTCGCTCGACGGGACCCTACGACCCCTGACGAGCATCGCCCAGCGCGGAagccgcgtcgccgtcatgctgCCCGTCATCCTCAAGGACGCtaccgaggacgacgagcccgagtATGAAATGGACGTGACCAAGTGTCTCCCCGACAAGTGGGCAGAGGGCGTCATCCTCAGGGGCACCAGGACACACTTTTATCTTCAG AACGAGTTTTTCAAGGAGAGGTTGCAGCCAGAGATCATACCCGCCCTGCTGGCGAACAAGATCATCGAGCCCAACAAGCAGCGCGTCGTGGAGGGCGCAGACATGGTGGAGAGGGCACAAAACGCGCTCAGCTTGCTAAGGAGCAAAGCGGTCAGCGGCGAGAGGTTAGTGTGGAAGGTC
- a CDS encoding uncharacterized protein (EggNog:ENOG503PYJE), whose translation MTRRPSTSSNSDASSTLSGSTAYSYTKDPSAVTVEEKEKRRGLRQKARDVVHDLGAPPTKRQDAKDGKHTSNFAEVALIGDGLSNLPKV comes from the coding sequence atgacccgccgcccgtctaCGAGCTCCAACTCGGACGCCTCGTCTACCCTCTCCGGCTCGACGGCATACTCCTACACCAAGGACCCCAGCGCCGTGACggtcgaggagaaggagaagcgcCGCGGGTTGCGCCAAAAGGCGCGGGACGTGGTCCACGACCTTGGCGCCCCGCCCACCAAGAGGCAGGacgccaaggacggcaagcacACGTCCAACTTTGCCGAAGTGGCCCTCATCGGCGACGGGCTCTCCAACCTGCCCAAGGTCTAG
- the SIL1 gene encoding nucleotide exchange factor sil1 (COG:O~SECRETED:SignalP(1-32~SECRETED:cutsite=AHA-AS~SECRETED:prob=0.7278)~EggNog:ENOG503NXSU) produces the protein MATSSSRPWRLVPLLAMVLALVLCAAVAPAHAASEPRPSAKSQEQAELICHTSDPKDCYPRIFQPTHEFQTVHDDQELPNGLHVRLNIWTGKKEAKINVPGETDPSLEGLPVEQAVMVVDPDESQDDSPPKVPKNAPQYDPVGKVKEPKFAAEGFAEGMKMLRNGVVSDGLALDEALEGLEDLSHDMYYGLKIAEDPEVIRSLFCLMTSEVPPSTDPRFTPRDQQAASILASTLQNNPPALTQVTKDWVKLTGSTCPGAGKTLGEAIYSSFVPSRNTDASDAKQSAARSKAKVSVVNGLIKDAAVRKDFLAKGGMGGLVEVLVPEEVEWAAAQRKVGQLALDNFLDEDMGAELGQWPRAARVADEQCREGATGGGGEGCWDHHVARIMKANKGNKNHWSRDLNDRLAAARKGASGAPRHHEEL, from the coding sequence atggcgacgtcATCGTCCCGGCCATGGAGGCTTGTACCCCTGCTGGCCATGGTCCTGGCCCTCGtgctctgcgccgccgttgcgccgGCACATGCCGCCTCAGAGCCGCGTCCGTCGGCAAAGTCACAAGAGCAGGCAGAACTTATATGTCACACATCTGATCCCAAGGACTGCTATCCGCGCATCTTCCAGCCCACGCACGAGTTCCAGACGGTCCACGACGATCAGGAGCTGCCTAACGGCCTGCACGTGAGGCTCAACATCTGGAcgggcaagaaggaggcCAAGATCAACGTCCCCGGCGAGACCGATCCCTCGCTCGAGGGGCTGCCCGTGGAGCAGGCAGTCATGGTGGTCGACCCGGACGAGTCGCAAGACGACTCTCCTCCCAAAGTCCCCAAGAACGCGCCCCAATACGACCCCGtgggcaaggtcaaggagcccAAGTTCGCGGCCGAGGGGTTCGCTGAGGGCATGAAGATGCTCAGGAACGGTGTCGTATCCGACGGTCTCGCcttggacgaggcgctcgaaGGCCTCGAGGATCTGTCTCACGACATGTACTACGGGCTCAAGATCGCCGAGGACCCTGAGGTCATCAGGTCCTTGTTCTGCCTCATGACCAGCGaggtgccgccctcgaccgaTCCGCGCTTCACCCCGCGCGACCAACAGGCGGCGTCCATCCTGGCCAGCACCCTGCAAAACAACCCACCGGCCCTGACCCAGGTGACCAAGGACTGGGTCAAGCTCACCGGGAGCACGTGccccggcgcgggcaagaCGCTCGGCGAGGCCATCTACAGCAGCTTCGTGCCATCGCGCAACACCGACGCCTCTGACGCGAAACAATCCGCCGCGCGatccaaggccaaggtctCGGTCGTCAATGGCCTCATCAAGGACGCAGCCGTAAGGAAGGATTTCCtcgccaagggcggcatgggagggctcgtcgaggtgtTGGTGCCCGAGGAGGTggagtgggcggcggcacagcgCAAGgtcgggcagctggcgctcgacaacttcctcgacgaggacatgggcgccgagctgggccAGTGGCCCAGGGCCGCGAGggtggccgacgagcagtgccgcgagggcgcgacgggcggcggcggcgaggggtGCTGGGACCACCACGTCGCGCGCATCATGAAGGCGAACAAGGGGAACAAGAACCACTGGAGCAGGGACCTCAACGAcaggctcgcggcggcgaggaaaGGCGCGAGCGGCGCCCCGAGGCACCACGAAGAGCTGTAG